A genomic segment from Brienomyrus brachyistius isolate T26 chromosome 9, BBRACH_0.4, whole genome shotgun sequence encodes:
- the nes gene encoding nestin isoform X25: protein MEVPSYMGTEKYQMLELNKRLETYLGRVKFLEEENKLLHGEVEALRQSKNQRVWKGQLEGELRKTREEVEAALREKDRVELEVSNLNEELQMLQLQRKKVAVARAETKKTVDESKKQLEEEHRGQIWLREKLAQLEKELQFHMEVHQEDVSLLQTQIIHTQYVPPHTYVQPQLLGLEDIKQEFSQRAARAWQEAAGSFQNQVQRLEDSLTQAKSRMAQVSQEKKESYLMAQCLAKELEAAQAKKELLEKNVSQQKDRQLKELQHLEVHLEALESEKAELSNQTAAILKDRHNLLQLKLSLGLEVATYRTLLDSESLRPRVSPKIYYQSASTSREVPKHQTIKQSLTPTISVKPGRRSEMTAPTMAPASLQAPKVNPNEKSIRSEMTNNEEDGWCAESPGSPGWSTHYSKADVIDSSLSGDVRAVEADEGEDHAYALSEQMAQELRATVISLDTSVTETSAIRETHIKEMEEECNLEIAGLEKNLTKQPSLAGEELDQDSKNTLKCLTVTPQFAVDIKGLLSSEQTLDVSEKENPDALKADQLEDNFSDRPVEEVSEMTEKYLPVEAVDESLLVWGEKQVGSEEVNGMESMTSGSKSEPESERELELETIPNETDSFGFEALVSNQSNSAELMLDEKTAEESQSSMTEVKGMQFSEEISLNHRQTTTSYEESKDNVGSMAHQQVDELTLEECRTCELKGCVRKLEEENAGDVAEQTCDNGERDEEKIDGVMEVGEENQSFHTSTLIFECPRVEKTNEQQVHLFTNAEQQEFSDNDDVSNATNSWRTGGDLDSTDSYALENTLADTRPLIRYRSDETDMNTQASHLGETDSSEDEEQESGAGIFEKEKRYSLGSRGDRMIEDLIEEPEWEEIQKSENAGCFNNRETDTSQIEEDDGHGIDKIEEKEIHFEGNVGCLESDGKSVLEIDRKAMLSEENIDLDQAEQDRALGNKAYDQTNLNKDMGDHVDGIVSTGSTDTKADLEKYCYDKATPLSSMEVDSNFLPQETDSTDIKADLEKDGEDDPTTQINWEVDSNFLPQATDSTDIKADLDKDSEDDPTTQINLEVDSNFLPQATDSTDIKADLEKDSEDDPTTQINLEMDSNFLPQATDSTDIKADLEKDSEDDPTTQINLEVDSNFLPQATDSTDIKADLEKDSEDDPTTQINWEMDSNFLPQATDSTDIKADLEKDSEDDPTTQINWEVDTNFLPQATDLTDIKADLEKDSEDDPTTQINWEVDTNFLPQATDSADIKEDLEKDSEDDPTTQINWEVDTNFLPQATDSTDIKADLEKDSEDDPTTQINLEVDTNFLPQATDSIDIKADLEKDSEDDPTTQINWEVDTNFLPQATDSIDIKADLEKDSEDDPTTQINLEVDSNFLPQPTDSTDIKADLEKDSEDDPTTQINWEMDSNFLPQATDSTDIKADLEKDSEDDPTTQINLEMDSNFLPQATDSTDIKADLEKDSEDDPTTQINLEAESKFLPQETDSTDIKADLEKDSEDDPTTQINLEADSNFLPQQGTIECEEFMEPKSHASCDSETNLVNPVNINSEESSGNLSDNEEGIRKESFVENFTISSYGQSPSTENDNTSEILHSQTVTSDEGSEKVLKSEVTEMRPEQKEEDGENSSMLTNVDFNDDLSLHSEITSIAEVLEHTAISDLEDSYSSEDDSPNASQSLKSINQEDISENHKEKETMTCSVNDSGLIGGTEKHFPKLSSTSIENAWGSSDHIQDDKRGILGTDLKASDQFIQSDENIKEYFSYTEQKYGESKASEQQNGNDHDSETKEDEIFTAEVEGLPRIHEKCTELFSATLNEEFWNSNGKMGAFFHPQECGNSECVHTHPNQNAENTENMLETKQCTELRLKEAQSHGLPVQEQIPAHIEQLLYENMERDKKHSEESLEEEDSWSGGED from the exons ATGGAGGTCCCCAGCTACATGGGAACTGAGAAGTACCAGATGCTGGAGCTCAACAAGCGTTTGGAGACATACCTGGGCAGGGTGAAGTTCCTTGAGGAGGAGAACAAGCTGCTACATGGGGAAGTTGAGGCTCTGAGGCAGAGTAAGAACCAGCGGGTCTGGAAAGGACAGCTGGAGGGTGAGCTGAGGAAGACCAGGGAGGAAGTGGAGGCAGCTTTGAGGGAGAAGGACAGGGTGGAGCTCGAAGTAAGCAATCTTAATGAGGAGCTGCAGATGCTTCAGCTACAGAGGAAGAAGGTGGCAGTTGCCCGGGCTGAGACCAAGAAGACAGTAGATGAAAGTAAGAAACAACTGGAGGAGGAACATAGAGGCCAGATCTGGCTACGAGAGAAGCTGGCTCAACTGGAGAAAGAGCTGCAGTTCCACATGGAGGTCCACCAAGAGGATGTCTCACTCCTGCAAACCCAGATAATCCACACCCAGTATGTCCCTCCTCATACTTATGTTCAACCACAGCTACTTGGCCTTGAGGACATAAAGCAAGAGTTCTCCCAGAGGGCTGCCCGGGCATGGCAGGAGGCAGCGGGATCATTTCAGAACCAGGTTCAGCGTCTGGAAGACTCTCTGACCCAGGCCAAGTCTCGTATGGCCCAGGTGAGCCAAGAGAAGAAGGAGAGCTACTTGATGGCCCAGTGCCTAGCCAAGGAGCTGGAAGCAGCCCAGGCCAAGAAGGAGCTCCTTGAGAAGAACGTTTCTCAACAGAAGGACAGGCAGCTGAAAGAGCTCCAGCACCTAGAG GTGCATCTGGAGGCCCTGGAAAGCGAGAAAGCAGAGCTTAGTAACCAGACTGCGGCTATTCTGAAGGACAGACACAACCTGCTGCAGCTGAAGCTGTCGCTGGGGCTGGAGGTGGCCACATACAG AACTCTACTAGACAGTGAGAGTCTGAGACCACGTGTGTCTCCCAAAATTTACTACCAGAGTGCCAGCACTTCCC GTGAAGTGCCAAAGCATCAGACTATTAAACAAAGCCTTACCCCCACCATTTCAGTAAAGCCTGGGAGGAGGTCTGAGATGACTGCACCAACAATGGCCCCAGCAAGCCTTCAGGCCCCAAAAGTCAACCCTAACGAAAAGTCCATCAGATCTGAAATGACAAATAATGAGGAAGATGGATGGTGTGCAGAGTCACCCGGTTCTCCAGGTTGGTCAACACATTACTCAAAAGCAGATGTGATTGACAGCAGTTTAAGTGGAGATGTAAGAGCCGTTGAGGCCGATGAGGGGGAGGACCATGCCTACGCTCTCTCTGAGCAAATGGCACAAGAATTAAGAGCCACTGTAATTAGTCTAGACACATCTGTCACCGAGACGTCTGCCATCAGGGAAACGCACATTAAAGAAATGGAGGAGGAATGTAATTTAGAGATCGCTGGGCTCGAAAAAAATCTGACAAAGCAGCCGTCCCTTGCAGGAGAAGAGTTAGACCAGGAttcaaaaaacacattaaaatgtttGACAGTGACACCCCAATTCGCTGTTGACATCAAAGGGCTCCTTAGCTCTGAACAAACACTTGatgtttctgaaaaagaaaatccAGATGCTTTGAAGGCCGATCAACTGGAAGACAACTTTAGTGACAGACCTGTAGAGGAGGTCTCTGAAATGACTGAAAAGTACCTTCCAGTTGAAGCTGTAGATGAATCATTGTTAGTATGGGGTGAAAAACAAGTAGGGTCAGAGGAGGTTAATGGAATGGAAAGCATGACATCGGGATCTAAGTCAGAACCAGAATCAGAAAGAGAATTAGAACTGGAAACCATCCCAAATGAGACAGATTCCTTTGGCTTTGAGGCTTTAGTTAGTAATCAGTCCAACTCTGCGGAGTTAATGCTGGATGAGAAAACTGCAGAAGAATCACAGTCATCTATGACAGAAGTAAAGGGTATGCAGTTTTCGGAAGAGATTTCTTTGAATCACAGGCAGACAACAACATCTTATGAAGAAAGTAAGGACAATGTGGGGAGCATGGCCCACCAGCAAGTGGACGAACTGACTCTGGAAGAATGTAGAACTTGTGAACTGAAGGGATGCGTACGTAAATTAGAGGAAGAGAATGCAGGAGATGTAGCAGAACAGACGTGTGATAATGGGGAGAGAGATGAGGAAAAAATAGATGGAGTGATGGAGGTAGGAGAAGAAAATCAGAGTTTCCACACCAGCACTTTGATTTTCGAGTGCCCAAGAGTAGAGAAAACTAATGAACAGCAAGTGCATTTATTCACCAATGCGGAGCAACAAGAATTCTCTGACAATGACGACGTTTCGAATGCCACCAATTCATGGAGAACAGGGGGAGATCTTGACAGCACTGATAGCTATGCTTTGGAGAACACGCTTGCCGACACCCGTCCCTTGATCCGATACAGGAGTGATGAGACAGACATGAACACTCAAGCATCACACTTAGGCGAGACCGActccagtgaggatgaagaACAAGAGTCAGGAGCGGGAATttttgaaaaggaaaaaaggtACAGCCTCGGTTCTAGAGGCGACCGGATGATAGAGGATCTCATTGAAGAGCCAGAATGGGAGGAGATACAAAAGAGCGAGAATGCAGGCTGCTTTAATAATAGAGAGACTGATACAAGTCAAATAGAGGAGGATGATGGTCACGGAATTGATAAAATTGAAGAGAAAGAGATACATTTTGAAGGCAATGTTGGATGTTTGGAATCTGATGGAAAATCTGTACTGGAGATAGACAGGAAAGCAATGTTAAGTGAAGAGAATATAGACCTAGATCAAGCAGAACAGGACAGGGCTCTTGGAAATAAGGCATATGACCAGACAAACCTGAATAAGGACATGGGTGATCATGTTGATGGAATCGTAAGTACAGGTTCAACTGACACCAAAGCAGATTTAGAAAAATATTGTTATGATAAAGCCACACCCCTAAGTAGTATGGAGGTGGACAGCAATTTTCTACCACAAGAAACAGACTCAACTGATATCAAAGCAGATTTAGAGAAAGACGGTGAAGATGACCCCACAACCCAAATTAATTGGGAGGTGGACAGCAATTTTCTACCACAAGCAACAGATTCAACTGATATCAAAGCAGACTTAGACAAAGACAGTGAAGATGACCCCACaacccaaattaatttggaggtGGACAGCAATTTTCTACCACAAGCAACAGATTCAACTGATATCAAAGCAGATTTAGAGAAAGACAGTGAAGATGACCCCACaacccaaattaatttggagatGGACAGCAATTTTCTACCACAAGCAACAGATTCAACTGATATCAAAGCAGATTTAGAGAAAGACAGTGAAGATGACCCCACaacccaaattaatttggaggtGGACAGCAATTTTCTACCACAAGCAACAGATTCAACTGATATCAAAGCAGATTTAGAGAAAGACAGTGAAGATGACCCCACAACCCAAATTAATTGGGAG ATGGACAGCAATTTTCTACCACAAGCAACAGATTCAACTGATATCAAAGCAGATTTAGAGAAAGACAGTGAAGATGACCCCACAACCCAAATTAATTGGGAGGTGGACACCAATTTTCTACCACAAGCAACAGATTTAACTGATATCAAAGCAGATTTAGAGAAAGACAGTGAAGATGACCCCACAACCCAAATTAATTGGGAGGTGGACACCAATTTTCTACCACAAGCAACAGATTCAGCTGATATCAAAGAAGATTTAGAGAAAGACAGTGAAGATGACCCCACAACCCAAATTAATTGGGAGGTGGACACCAATTTTCTACCACAAGCAACAGATTCAACTGATATCAAAGCAGATTTAGAGAAAGACAGTGAAGATGACCCCACaacccaaattaatttggaggtGGACACCAATTTTCTACCACAAGCAACAGATTCAATTGATATCAAAGCAGATTTAGAGAAAGACAGTGAAGATGACCCCACAACCCAAATTAATTGGGAGGTGGACACCAATTTTCTACCACAAGCAACAGATTCAATTGATATCAAAGCAGATTTAGAGAAAGACAGTGAAGATGACCCCACaacccaaattaatttggag GTGGACAGCAATTTTCTACCACAACCAACAGATTCAACTGATATCAAAGCAGATTTAGAGAAAGACAGTGAAGATGACCCCACAACCCAAATTAATTGGGAG atGGACAGCAATTTTCTACCACAAGCAACAGATTCAACTGATATCAAAGCAGATTTAGAGAAAGACAGTGAAGATGACCCCACaacccaaattaatttggagatGGACAGCAATTTTCTACCACAAGCAACAGATTCAACTGATATCAAAGCAGATTTAGAGAAAGACAGTGAAGATGACCCCACaacccaaattaatttggaggcGGAGAGCAAGTTTCTACCACAAGAAACAGATTCAACTGATATCAAAGCAGATTTAGAGAAAGACAGTGAAGATGACCCCACaacccaaattaatttggaggcGGACAGCAATTTTCTGCCACAGCAAGGAACTATAGAATGTGAGGAATTCATGGAGCCAAAGAGTCATGCCAGCTGTGACAGTGAAACAAACCTtgtcaatcctgttaatatcaACAGTGAAGAAAGCTCAGGGAATTTGTCAGACAATGAGGAAGGTATCAGAAAAGAATCATTTGTTGAGAACTTCACGATATCATCATATGGGCAGTCACCATCCACTGAAAATGACAACACCAGTGAGATATTACATTCACAAACTGTGACTTCAGACGAAGGGTCAGAAAAAGTGCTGAAAAGTGAGGTAACGGAAATGCGTCCTGAGCAGAAAGAGGAGGATGGCGAGAACTCATCCATGCTAACAAATGTGGATTTCAACGATGATCTCTCATTGCACAGTGAGATCACAAGCATCGCAGAAGTTCTAGAACATACTGCCATATCAGACTTAGAGGATTCGTACAGTTCTGAAGATGACTCACCCAATGCCAGTCAGTCATTAAAATCTATCAATCAGGAGGACATCTCTGAAAATCACAAAGAGAAGGAAACAATGACATGTTCTGTGAATGATTCTGGATTAATAGGAGGGACAGAGAAGCATTTTCCAAAATTATCCAGCACCTCTATAGAAAATGCCTGGGGCAGCAGTGATCACATCCAAGATGATAAGAGGGGGATTCTAGGCACAGATTTAAAGGCATCTGaccagtttatccaaagtgacgaaaacataaaagaatacttttcatACAccgagcaaaaatatggagagTCAAAAGCTTCGGAACAGCAAAATGGAAACGATCATGATAGTGAAACAAAGGAAGATGAGATCTTCACAGCAGAAGTTGAGGGACTTCCCCGAATACATGAAAAATGCACAGAGTTGTTCAGCGCCACTCTTAATGAAGAGTTCTGGAATTCTAATGGAAAGATGGGAGCCTTCTTTCATCCACAGGAGTGTGGGAATTCGGAATGCGTTCACACGCACCCTAATCAGAACGCGGAAAATACAGAGAACATGCTAGAAACAAAACAATGCACAGAATTAAGACTAAAGGAGGCTCAATCACACGGTCTACCAGTGCAAGAGCAGATCCCGGCTCACATCGAGCAGCTATTGTACGAAAACATGGAAAGAGACAAGAAACATTCTGAAGAATCTCTGGAAGAGGAAgactcctggtctggtggagaAGATTAG
- the nes gene encoding nestin isoform X38 translates to MEVPSYMGTEKYQMLELNKRLETYLGRVKFLEEENKLLHGEVEALRQSKNQRVWKGQLEGELRKTREEVEAALREKDRVELEVSNLNEELQMLQLQRKKVAVARAETKKTVDESKKQLEEEHRGQIWLREKLAQLEKELQFHMEVHQEDVSLLQTQIIHTQYVPPHTYVQPQLLGLEDIKQEFSQRAARAWQEAAGSFQNQVQRLEDSLTQAKSRMAQVSQEKKESYLMAQCLAKELEAAQAKKELLEKNVSQQKDRQLKELQHLEVHLEALESEKAELSNQTAAILKDRHNLLQLKLSLGLEVATYRTLLDSESLRPRVSPKIYYQSASTSREVPKHQTIKQSLTPTISVKPGRRSEMTAPTMAPASLQAPKVNPNEKSIRSEMTNNEEDGWCAESPGSPGWSTHYSKADVIDSSLSGDVRAVEADEGEDHAYALSEQMAQELRATVISLDTSVTETSAIRETHIKEMEEECNLEIAGLEKNLTKQPSLAGEELDQDSKNTLKCLTVTPQFAVDIKGLLSSEQTLDVSEKENPDALKADQLEDNFSDRPVEEVSEMTEKYLPVEAVDESLLVWGEKQVGSEEVNGMESMTSGSKSEPESERELELETIPNETDSFGFEALVSNQSNSAELMLDEKTAEESQSSMTEVKGMQFSEEISLNHRQTTTSYEESKDNVGSMAHQQVDELTLEECRTCELKGCVRKLEEENAGDVAEQTCDNGERDEEKIDGVMEVGEENQSFHTSTLIFECPRVEKTNEQQVHLFTNAEQQEFSDNDDVSNATNSWRTGGDLDSTDSYALENTLADTRPLIRYRSDETDMNTQASHLGETDSSEDEEQESGAGIFEKEKRYSLGSRGDRMIEDLIEEPEWEEIQKSENAGCFNNRETDTSQIEEDDGHGIDKIEEKEIHFEGNVGCLESDGKSVLEIDRKAMLSEENIDLDQAEQDRALGNKAYDQTNLNKDMGDHVDGIVSTGSTDTKADLEKYCYDKATPLSSMEVDSNFLPQETDSTDIKADLEKDGEDDPTTQINWEVDSNFLPQATDSTDIKADLDKDSEDDPTTQINLEVDSNFLPQATDSTDIKADLEKDSEDDPTTQINLEMDSNFLPQATDSTDIKADLEKDSEDDPTTQINLEVDTNFLPQATDSIDIKADLEKDSEDDPTTQINLEVDTNFLPQATDSTDIKADLEKDSEDDPTTQINWEVDTNFLPQETDSTDIKADLEKDSEDDPTTQINWEVDSNFLPQPTDSTDIKADLEKDSEDDPTTQINWEVDTNFLPQETDSTDIKADLEKDSEDDPTTQINLEMDSNFLPQATDSTDIKADLEKDSEDDPTTQINLEMDSNFLPQATDSTDIKADLEKDSEDDPTTQINLEAESKFLPQETDSTDIKADLEKDSEDDPTTQINLEADSNFLPQQGTIECEEFMEPKSHASCDSETNLVNPVNINSEESSGNLSDNEEGIRKESFVENFTISSYGQSPSTENDNTSEILHSQTVTSDEGSEKVLKSEVTEMRPEQKEEDGENSSMLTNVDFNDDLSLHSEITSIAEVLEHTAISDLEDSYSSEDDSPNASQSLKSINQEDISENHKEKETMTCSVNDSGLIGGTEKHFPKLSSTSIENAWGSSDHIQDDKRGILGTDLKASDQFIQSDENIKEYFSYTEQKYGESKASEQQNGNDHDSETKEDEIFTAEVEGLPRIHEKCTELFSATLNEEFWNSNGKMGAFFHPQECGNSECVHTHPNQNAENTENMLETKQCTELRLKEAQSHGLPVQEQIPAHIEQLLYENMERDKKHSEESLEEEDSWSGGED, encoded by the exons ATGGAGGTCCCCAGCTACATGGGAACTGAGAAGTACCAGATGCTGGAGCTCAACAAGCGTTTGGAGACATACCTGGGCAGGGTGAAGTTCCTTGAGGAGGAGAACAAGCTGCTACATGGGGAAGTTGAGGCTCTGAGGCAGAGTAAGAACCAGCGGGTCTGGAAAGGACAGCTGGAGGGTGAGCTGAGGAAGACCAGGGAGGAAGTGGAGGCAGCTTTGAGGGAGAAGGACAGGGTGGAGCTCGAAGTAAGCAATCTTAATGAGGAGCTGCAGATGCTTCAGCTACAGAGGAAGAAGGTGGCAGTTGCCCGGGCTGAGACCAAGAAGACAGTAGATGAAAGTAAGAAACAACTGGAGGAGGAACATAGAGGCCAGATCTGGCTACGAGAGAAGCTGGCTCAACTGGAGAAAGAGCTGCAGTTCCACATGGAGGTCCACCAAGAGGATGTCTCACTCCTGCAAACCCAGATAATCCACACCCAGTATGTCCCTCCTCATACTTATGTTCAACCACAGCTACTTGGCCTTGAGGACATAAAGCAAGAGTTCTCCCAGAGGGCTGCCCGGGCATGGCAGGAGGCAGCGGGATCATTTCAGAACCAGGTTCAGCGTCTGGAAGACTCTCTGACCCAGGCCAAGTCTCGTATGGCCCAGGTGAGCCAAGAGAAGAAGGAGAGCTACTTGATGGCCCAGTGCCTAGCCAAGGAGCTGGAAGCAGCCCAGGCCAAGAAGGAGCTCCTTGAGAAGAACGTTTCTCAACAGAAGGACAGGCAGCTGAAAGAGCTCCAGCACCTAGAG GTGCATCTGGAGGCCCTGGAAAGCGAGAAAGCAGAGCTTAGTAACCAGACTGCGGCTATTCTGAAGGACAGACACAACCTGCTGCAGCTGAAGCTGTCGCTGGGGCTGGAGGTGGCCACATACAG AACTCTACTAGACAGTGAGAGTCTGAGACCACGTGTGTCTCCCAAAATTTACTACCAGAGTGCCAGCACTTCCC GTGAAGTGCCAAAGCATCAGACTATTAAACAAAGCCTTACCCCCACCATTTCAGTAAAGCCTGGGAGGAGGTCTGAGATGACTGCACCAACAATGGCCCCAGCAAGCCTTCAGGCCCCAAAAGTCAACCCTAACGAAAAGTCCATCAGATCTGAAATGACAAATAATGAGGAAGATGGATGGTGTGCAGAGTCACCCGGTTCTCCAGGTTGGTCAACACATTACTCAAAAGCAGATGTGATTGACAGCAGTTTAAGTGGAGATGTAAGAGCCGTTGAGGCCGATGAGGGGGAGGACCATGCCTACGCTCTCTCTGAGCAAATGGCACAAGAATTAAGAGCCACTGTAATTAGTCTAGACACATCTGTCACCGAGACGTCTGCCATCAGGGAAACGCACATTAAAGAAATGGAGGAGGAATGTAATTTAGAGATCGCTGGGCTCGAAAAAAATCTGACAAAGCAGCCGTCCCTTGCAGGAGAAGAGTTAGACCAGGAttcaaaaaacacattaaaatgtttGACAGTGACACCCCAATTCGCTGTTGACATCAAAGGGCTCCTTAGCTCTGAACAAACACTTGatgtttctgaaaaagaaaatccAGATGCTTTGAAGGCCGATCAACTGGAAGACAACTTTAGTGACAGACCTGTAGAGGAGGTCTCTGAAATGACTGAAAAGTACCTTCCAGTTGAAGCTGTAGATGAATCATTGTTAGTATGGGGTGAAAAACAAGTAGGGTCAGAGGAGGTTAATGGAATGGAAAGCATGACATCGGGATCTAAGTCAGAACCAGAATCAGAAAGAGAATTAGAACTGGAAACCATCCCAAATGAGACAGATTCCTTTGGCTTTGAGGCTTTAGTTAGTAATCAGTCCAACTCTGCGGAGTTAATGCTGGATGAGAAAACTGCAGAAGAATCACAGTCATCTATGACAGAAGTAAAGGGTATGCAGTTTTCGGAAGAGATTTCTTTGAATCACAGGCAGACAACAACATCTTATGAAGAAAGTAAGGACAATGTGGGGAGCATGGCCCACCAGCAAGTGGACGAACTGACTCTGGAAGAATGTAGAACTTGTGAACTGAAGGGATGCGTACGTAAATTAGAGGAAGAGAATGCAGGAGATGTAGCAGAACAGACGTGTGATAATGGGGAGAGAGATGAGGAAAAAATAGATGGAGTGATGGAGGTAGGAGAAGAAAATCAGAGTTTCCACACCAGCACTTTGATTTTCGAGTGCCCAAGAGTAGAGAAAACTAATGAACAGCAAGTGCATTTATTCACCAATGCGGAGCAACAAGAATTCTCTGACAATGACGACGTTTCGAATGCCACCAATTCATGGAGAACAGGGGGAGATCTTGACAGCACTGATAGCTATGCTTTGGAGAACACGCTTGCCGACACCCGTCCCTTGATCCGATACAGGAGTGATGAGACAGACATGAACACTCAAGCATCACACTTAGGCGAGACCGActccagtgaggatgaagaACAAGAGTCAGGAGCGGGAATttttgaaaaggaaaaaaggtACAGCCTCGGTTCTAGAGGCGACCGGATGATAGAGGATCTCATTGAAGAGCCAGAATGGGAGGAGATACAAAAGAGCGAGAATGCAGGCTGCTTTAATAATAGAGAGACTGATACAAGTCAAATAGAGGAGGATGATGGTCACGGAATTGATAAAATTGAAGAGAAAGAGATACATTTTGAAGGCAATGTTGGATGTTTGGAATCTGATGGAAAATCTGTACTGGAGATAGACAGGAAAGCAATGTTAAGTGAAGAGAATATAGACCTAGATCAAGCAGAACAGGACAGGGCTCTTGGAAATAAGGCATATGACCAGACAAACCTGAATAAGGACATGGGTGATCATGTTGATGGAATCGTAAGTACAGGTTCAACTGACACCAAAGCAGATTTAGAAAAATATTGTTATGATAAAGCCACACCCCTAAGTAGTATGGAGGTGGACAGCAATTTTCTACCACAAGAAACAGACTCAACTGATATCAAAGCAGATTTAGAGAAAGACGGTGAAGATGACCCCACAACCCAAATTAATTGGGAGGTGGACAGCAATTTTCTACCACAAGCAACAGATTCAACTGATATCAAAGCAGACTTAGACAAAGACAGTGAAGATGACCCCACaacccaaattaatttggaggtGGACAGCAATTTTCTACCACAAGCAACAGATTCAACTGATATCAAAGCAGATTTAGAGAAAGACAGTGAAGATGACCCCACaacccaaattaatttggagatGGACAGCAATTTTCTACCACAAGCAACAGATTCAACTGATATCAAAGCAGATTTAGAGAAAGACAGTGAAGATGACCCCACaacccaaattaatttggag GTGGACACCAATTTTCTACCACAAGCAACAGATTCAATTGATATCAAAGCAGATTTAGAGAAAGACAGTGAAGATGACCCCACaacccaaattaatttggaggtGGACACCAATTTTCTACCACAAGCAACAGATTCAACTGATATCAAAGCAGATTTAGAGAAAGACAGTGAAGATGACCCCACAACCCAAATTAATTGGGAGGTGGACACCAATTTTCTACCACAAGAAACAGATTCAACTGATATCAAAGCAGATTTAGAGAAAGACAGTGAAGATGACCCCACAACCCAAATTAATTGGGAGGTGGACAGCAATTTTCTACCACAACCAACAGATTCAACTGATATCAAAGCAGATTTAGAGAAAGACAGTGAAGATGACCCCACAACCCAAATTAATTGGGAGGTGGACACCAATTTTCTACCACAAGAAACAGATTCAACTGATATCAAAGCAGATTTAGAGAAAGACAGTGAAGATGACCCCACaacccaaattaatttggagatGGACAGCAATTTTCTACCACAAGCAACAGATTCAACTGATATCAAAGCAGATTTAGAGAAAGACAGTGAAGATGACCCCACaacccaaattaatttggagatGGACAGCAATTTTCTACCACAAGCAACAGATTCAACTGATATCAAAGCAGATTTAGAGAAAGACAGTGAAGATGACCCCACaacccaaattaatttggaggcGGAGAGCAAGTTTCTACCACAAGAAACAGATTCAACTGATATCAAAGCAGATTTAGAGAAAGACAGTGAAGATGACCCCACaacccaaattaatttggaggcGGACAGCAATTTTCTGCCACAGCAAGGAACTATAGAATGTGAGGAATTCATGGAGCCAAAGAGTCATGCCAGCTGTGACAGTGAAACAAACCTtgtcaatcctgttaatatcaACAGTGAAGAAAGCTCAGGGAATTTGTCAGACAATGAGGAAGGTATCAGAAAAGAATCATTTGTTGAGAACTTCACGATATCATCATATGGGCAGTCACCATCCACTGAAAATGACAACACCAGTGAGATATTACATTCACAAACTGTGACTTCAGACGAAGGGTCAGAAAAAGTGCTGAAAAGTGAGGTAACGGAAATGCGTCCTGAGCAGAAAGAGGAGGATGGCGAGAACTCATCCATGCTAACAAATGTGGATTTCAACGATGATCTCTCATTGCACAGTGAGATCACAAGCATCGCAGAAGTTCTAGAACATACTGCCATATCAGACTTAGAGGATTCGTACAGTTCTGAAGATGACTCACCCAATGCCAGTCAGTCATTAAAATCTATCAATCAGGAGGACATCTCTGAAAATCACAAAGAGAAGGAAACAATGACATGTTCTGTGAATGATTCTGGATTAATAGGAGGGACAGAGAAGCATTTTCCAAAATTATCCAGCACCTCTATAGAAAATGCCTGGGGCAGCAGTGATCACATCCAAGATGATAAGAGGGGGATTCTAGGCACAGATTTAAAGGCATCTGaccagtttatccaaagtgacgaaaacataaaagaatacttttcatACAccgagcaaaaatatggagagTCAAAAGCTTCGGAACAGCAAAATGGAAACGATCATGATAGTGAAACAAAGGAAGATGAGATCTTCACAGCAGAAGTTGAGGGACTTCCCCGAATACATGAAAAATGCACAGAGTTGTTCAGCGCCACTCTTAATGAAGAGTTCTGGAATTCTAATGGAAAGATGGGAGCCTTCTTTCATCCACAGGAGTGTGGGAATTCGGAATGCGTTCACACGCACCCTAATCAGAACGCGGAAAATACAGAGAACATGCTAGAAACAAAACAATGCACAGAATTAAGACTAAAGGAGGCTCAATCACACGGTCTACCAGTGCAAGAGCAGATCCCGGCTCACATCGAGCAGCTATTGTACGAAAACATGGAAAGAGACAAGAAACATTCTGAAGAATCTCTGGAAGAGGAAgactcctggtctggtggagaAGATTAG